The following are from one region of the Cloacibacterium normanense genome:
- a CDS encoding exosortase F system-associated membrane protein, whose product MRKILNWLFVFVGILGLISVRFVEDKIFYDPFLAFFKGDYKVATIPDFDSVKLIISHLLRFLLNLFFSAVVVHFMFLNKKWTLQAVALITIAFLFFFPIYLWCLYSKMEVGYLFTFSVRRFVIQPIILLLIIPIFYYRKKLEKN is encoded by the coding sequence ATGAGAAAAATTCTTAATTGGCTGTTTGTATTCGTAGGGATTTTAGGATTAATTTCTGTGCGTTTTGTAGAAGATAAAATTTTCTACGACCCATTTTTAGCTTTTTTCAAAGGAGATTATAAAGTAGCAACAATTCCAGATTTTGATTCGGTGAAATTAATTATAAGTCATTTGTTAAGATTTTTGTTGAATTTATTTTTCTCGGCAGTTGTAGTTCATTTTATGTTTTTAAATAAAAAATGGACTTTGCAAGCTGTTGCTTTAATTACGATAGCGTTTTTATTTTTCTTCCCGATTTATCTTTGGTGCCTTTATTCAAAAATGGAAGTAGGTTATCTTTTTACCTTTTCAGTGAGGAGATTCGTTATTCAGCCGATTATTTTACTGTTGATTATTCCTATTTTTTATTACAGAAAAAAACTTGAAAAAAATTAA
- a CDS encoding cation diffusion facilitator family transporter, which translates to MEVATINKNKQKFTFQRNVAIVGVILFIGKLIAWHLTNSDAVFSDAMESIVNIISAFMGLYSLYLAAQPKDENHPYGHGKVEFVTSGVEGSLIIFAGIMIIVEAVDSLLHGNTLKKLDYGILIVLATAIINYLMGYFSIKKGERENSVVLISSGKHLQSDTWTTLGVVISLVLVYFTKIYWIDAAVALVFGSYIIIVGYKIVRKSLSGIMDEADPDLLKAVVEVLAKNRKKEWIDIHNMKIQQYGSGLHIDAHITLPWYDTLRESHQEMENIIKTLASETERHVEFNFHMDDCKPHSCEICQLECAHRIHAFKKKIEWTPESVSQVSKHCLENNP; encoded by the coding sequence ATGGAAGTCGCTACCATCAATAAAAACAAACAAAAATTTACTTTCCAGAGAAATGTAGCCATAGTAGGTGTCATTTTATTCATCGGAAAACTGATTGCATGGCATCTCACCAATTCTGATGCTGTTTTTTCAGATGCTATGGAAAGTATTGTGAATATTATTTCGGCTTTCATGGGATTATATTCCTTGTATTTGGCGGCTCAACCTAAAGACGAAAACCATCCTTATGGTCACGGAAAAGTAGAGTTTGTAACTTCTGGAGTAGAAGGTTCGCTGATTATTTTTGCAGGGATTATGATTATTGTAGAAGCGGTAGACAGTTTGCTTCACGGCAATACTTTGAAAAAATTAGATTATGGAATTCTTATTGTTTTAGCAACTGCCATTATCAATTATTTGATGGGATATTTTTCTATCAAAAAAGGAGAAAGAGAAAATTCTGTGGTTCTTATTTCTTCAGGAAAACATCTTCAATCAGACACTTGGACAACTTTGGGCGTAGTCATCAGTTTAGTTCTAGTGTATTTTACTAAAATTTATTGGATAGATGCAGCCGTAGCTTTGGTTTTCGGTTCTTACATCATCATTGTAGGTTACAAAATTGTAAGAAAATCACTCAGTGGAATTATGGACGAAGCTGACCCAGATTTATTGAAAGCTGTAGTAGAAGTTCTCGCCAAAAACCGAAAAAAAGAATGGATTGACATTCATAACATGAAAATCCAACAATACGGAAGTGGTTTACATATCGACGCTCACATTACGCTACCATGGTATGATACACTTAGAGAATCTCACCAAGAAATGGAAAACATCATCAAAACTTTAGCATCAGAAACCGAAAGACACGTAGAGTTTAACTTTCACATGGATGATTGCAAACCGCATTCTTGCGAAATTTGTCAACTAGAATGCGCGCACAGAATTCATGCTTTTAAAAAGAAAATAGAATGGACTCCAGAAAGTGTTTCTCAAGTTTCGAAACATTGTCTAGAAAACAATCCTTAA
- a CDS encoding aspartate-semialdehyde dehydrogenase has translation MKIAVVGATGMVGQVMLKVLEERNLPITELIPVASEKSVGKKITFKSKQYDIVSMQTAISMKPEIAIFSAGGSTSLEYAPKFAEVGCTVIDNSSAWRMDPTKKLVVPEINAHVLTKEDKIIANPNCSTIQMVMVLNPLHLKYKVKRVIVSTYQSVSGTGKAAVDQLNAEIANAVNPGSVEVNAVYPYQIFKNALPQCDVFDADDYTKEELKLIKEPKKIMGDDSIKITATAVRIPVQGGHSESVNIEFENDFDLEEVKNILANTPGIVLQDDVENKVYPMCFYSEGKDEVFVGRIRRDLSQPNTLNCWIVADNLRKGAATNAVQIAEYLIAKQLV, from the coding sequence ATGAAAATCGCAGTAGTAGGCGCAACCGGAATGGTAGGCCAAGTTATGTTGAAAGTTTTGGAAGAAAGAAATCTTCCTATTACAGAATTAATTCCTGTAGCATCAGAAAAATCTGTAGGAAAGAAAATCACTTTCAAGAGTAAACAGTATGACATCGTTTCTATGCAAACTGCGATTTCTATGAAACCTGAAATTGCTATTTTCTCCGCAGGAGGTTCTACTTCACTAGAATACGCTCCTAAATTTGCAGAAGTAGGTTGCACTGTGATAGACAACTCTTCGGCTTGGAGAATGGACCCTACCAAAAAATTAGTGGTTCCAGAAATTAACGCTCACGTTTTAACCAAAGAAGATAAAATCATCGCAAACCCTAATTGCTCTACCATTCAAATGGTGATGGTTCTTAATCCTCTTCATTTAAAATACAAAGTAAAAAGAGTAATTGTTTCTACTTACCAATCAGTTTCAGGAACAGGAAAAGCTGCTGTAGACCAATTGAATGCAGAAATTGCAAATGCTGTAAATCCTGGTTCAGTAGAAGTAAACGCTGTTTATCCTTACCAAATTTTCAAAAATGCTTTACCACAGTGTGACGTTTTTGATGCAGATGATTACACTAAAGAAGAGCTTAAACTCATCAAAGAACCTAAAAAAATCATGGGAGATGATTCTATTAAAATTACAGCAACTGCGGTGAGAATTCCTGTACAAGGTGGTCACTCAGAAAGCGTAAATATAGAATTCGAAAACGATTTTGACTTAGAAGAAGTTAAAAATATTCTAGCCAATACTCCAGGAATTGTTCTTCAGGATGATGTAGAAAATAAAGTTTATCCTATGTGCTTCTACTCTGAAGGAAAAGACGAAGTTTTCGTAGGAAGAATCAGAAGAGACCTTTCTCAACCCAATACATTGAACTGCTGGATTGTAGCAGACAATCTGAGAAAAGGCGCCGCAACGAACGCGGTACAAATCGCAGAATATCTCATTGCAAAACAATTAGTATAA